The following are encoded together in the Planococcus antarcticus DSM 14505 genome:
- a CDS encoding CtsR family transcriptional regulator: MRNISDVIEGYLKQVIELSERDHIEIKRSEVAEKFQCVPSQINYVINTRFTVDRGYTVESKRGGGGYIRIKRIRLHQKSDVIAEVIQRLEHGATQVMAEDIIFRLLDEEIISKREAKLILSAVDRATLLLSLPTRDEVRARILIAMLFTIKYQSNT, encoded by the coding sequence ATGCGGAATATTTCGGATGTAATAGAAGGTTATTTGAAGCAAGTTATCGAATTAAGCGAGAGAGATCATATTGAAATTAAACGCAGCGAAGTAGCTGAAAAATTTCAATGCGTGCCGTCTCAAATAAATTATGTTATTAACACTCGTTTCACTGTTGACCGTGGATACACTGTAGAAAGTAAACGCGGCGGTGGTGGATATATTCGTATTAAAAGAATTCGGCTTCATCAAAAGTCAGATGTTATAGCCGAAGTTATTCAGCGCTTAGAGCACGGTGCGACTCAGGTAATGGCGGAGGATATTATTTTCAGACTACTGGATGAAGAAATTATTTCTAAACGAGAAGCAAAGCTGATTCTCAGTGCTGTAGATCGCGCGACGCTGCTTTTATCTCTTCCGACGCGTGACGAAGTTCGGGCGCGTATTCTTATTGCAATGCTCTTTACAATAAAATATCAGTCGAACACATAA
- a CDS encoding UvrB/UvrC motif-containing protein, whose protein sequence is MICDQCAERYASVMVKQQQHGQITELHLCDICAAENQSINIVFEKDPLAIHQLLSNWFPISKASINPIRKEITTCPSCDFTFSNFLQLGKFGCPSCYDEFSSQLNEIFKRFHNGNTEHTGKIPASYGTTLKIKKEIEELRKQMQVSIQGEHFEEAARLRDEVKMLSSKLEGGALNGS, encoded by the coding sequence ATGATTTGCGATCAGTGCGCAGAACGTTATGCATCAGTAATGGTTAAACAACAGCAACATGGACAGATAACAGAGCTACATTTATGCGATATCTGTGCTGCTGAAAACCAGAGCATTAATATTGTTTTTGAAAAGGATCCATTAGCTATTCATCAGTTATTATCAAATTGGTTTCCTATTTCGAAAGCATCCATCAACCCAATAAGAAAGGAAATAACTACTTGTCCTTCCTGTGATTTTACTTTCTCAAATTTTTTGCAGTTAGGTAAATTCGGATGCCCTTCTTGTTATGATGAATTTTCATCCCAACTCAATGAAATATTTAAACGGTTCCATAATGGGAATACAGAACATACTGGTAAAATTCCAGCTTCTTATGGCACAACATTAAAAATAAAAAAAGAAATTGAAGAACTTCGTAAGCAGATGCAGGTATCGATTCAGGGAGAACACTTTGAAGAAGCTGCCAGATTAAGAGATGAAGTGAAAATGTTAAGTTCAAAGCTTGAGGGAGGTGCTCTAAATGGCAGTTGA
- a CDS encoding protein arginine kinase — MAVERFLQPRASSWMANNGENVDIAMSTRIRLARNLTDFKFPYSFTEDEALKVDKEISSVLLDKGSELDYTFSHISIDELAQLQKEVLIEKHLISPYLAKTQHSGSVLLSQNEELSIMVNEEDHLRIQSLQSGFHLQNAYKIANELDTFLEKNLSYAFHEKYGYLTSCPTNVGTGMRASVMLHLPALTMSHQIQRLIPAISRLGMVVRGIYGEGSQALGNVYQISNQLTLGKSEYEILQDLENMTEQIIQQERKAREAILLNSPSTLEDRVCRSLGVLTHSRLLTTEEAATCLSDVRLGIDLKMIQDMDMSILNELMIFMQPAFLQQYADNPLQPKERDFARAKLFRERLNKKEINSEGEDLA, encoded by the coding sequence ATGGCAGTTGAACGGTTTCTCCAACCTCGAGCAAGCAGCTGGATGGCCAACAATGGTGAGAATGTAGATATTGCAATGAGTACTAGAATTCGATTAGCGAGAAATCTAACTGATTTCAAGTTTCCCTATTCTTTTACAGAAGATGAGGCACTCAAAGTGGATAAAGAAATCTCTTCTGTATTGTTAGATAAAGGCAGTGAGTTAGATTATACTTTTAGCCATATCAGTATCGATGAACTTGCCCAGCTGCAAAAAGAAGTATTGATAGAAAAGCATTTAATCAGCCCTTATCTCGCTAAGACCCAACATTCCGGTTCTGTTTTATTGTCTCAGAATGAAGAGTTGAGTATTATGGTCAATGAAGAGGATCATTTGAGGATTCAAAGCCTGCAATCAGGTTTTCATCTTCAAAATGCTTATAAAATAGCTAATGAGCTGGATACCTTTTTAGAGAAGAATTTATCTTATGCCTTTCATGAGAAGTATGGCTACTTGACCAGCTGTCCCACTAACGTCGGGACGGGGATGAGAGCATCGGTTATGCTTCATTTACCGGCTTTGACTATGTCACATCAAATCCAGCGGCTAATACCGGCGATTTCTAGACTTGGCATGGTAGTTCGCGGTATTTATGGTGAAGGCAGTCAAGCCTTGGGAAATGTCTACCAAATCTCCAATCAATTGACGCTGGGTAAGTCAGAATATGAAATTCTCCAAGATTTGGAGAATATGACAGAACAGATTATCCAGCAAGAGCGTAAGGCGCGTGAAGCAATTTTGTTAAATTCACCGTCAACGTTGGAGGATCGTGTGTGCCGTTCGCTTGGCGTTCTTACCCATTCGAGACTGTTGACTACGGAAGAAGCTGCGACTTGTTTGTCAGACGTTCGATTGGGTATTGATTTAAAGATGATTCAAGATATGGATATGTCGATCTTGAATGAATTAATGATTTTTATGCAGCCGGCATTTCTGCAGCAATATGCAGATAACCCGTTACAGCCGAAAGAACGTGATTTTGCCCGGGCGAAATTGTTCCGAGAGCGATTGAATAAAAAAGAGATAAATAGTGAAGGAGAGGATCTTGCATGA
- a CDS encoding ATP-dependent Clp protease ATP-binding subunit yields MMFNRFTQRAQKVLQLAQEEAIRMKHESIGTEHILLGLIREGGGIAAKALEAIEVNTQLIEEGVKELVGVGEKDVGPIVHYTPRAKKVIELSVDESRKLGHSYIGTEHLLLALIREGEGVAARVLGNAGVSLNKARQQVLQLLGSNEQASTGTSPNASANTPTLDGLARDLTQVAREGGLDPVIGRSDEITRVIEVLSRRTKNNPVLIGEPGVGKTAIAEGLAQQIVNNEIPETLRDKRVMVLDMGTVVAGTKYRGEFEDRLKKVMDEIRQAGNVILFIDELHTLIGAGGAEGAIDASNILKPSLSRGELQCIGATTLDEYRKYIEKDAALERRFQPIQVDEPSVEESIQIIRGLRDRYEAHHRVKITDEAIEAAAKMSDRYISDRFLPDKAIDLIDEAGSKVRLRSYTIPPDLKELESRLEAARSEKNEAVQSQEFEKAASLRDAEQKLQNQLDKTKKEWKEKQGKEESEVTVEDIAKVVSMWTGIPVSKLAQTESDKLLNLEAILHNRVIGQDEAVTSISKAIRRARAGLKDPKRPIGSFIFLGPTGVGKTELARALAESMFGDEDAMIRIDMSEYMERHSTSRLVGSPPGYVGYEEGGQLTEKVRRKPYSVILLDEIEKAHPDVFNILLQVLEDGRLTDSKGRRVDFRNTVIIMTSNVGAEELKYNKYVGFNLDDAKTDYKDMKGKMLAELKKAFRPEFLNRVDDMIVFHSLEKENLREIVNLMTKQLVDRLKEQDIDLELTEAALEKVAKEGYDPEYGARPLRRSLQKHVEDRLSEELLKGTALSDQKIIFDVEDNEFIVRTNETEKAKEAAAEK; encoded by the coding sequence ATGATGTTTAATCGATTTACACAACGCGCACAAAAAGTTCTTCAATTAGCTCAAGAAGAGGCCATTCGTATGAAGCATGAATCAATCGGTACAGAACATATTCTTCTTGGTTTGATTCGTGAGGGTGGCGGTATTGCCGCTAAAGCTCTTGAAGCGATAGAAGTGAATACACAGTTGATCGAAGAAGGTGTGAAGGAATTGGTTGGTGTCGGCGAAAAAGATGTCGGTCCGATCGTCCATTATACGCCAAGAGCGAAAAAAGTTATCGAGTTGTCAGTTGATGAGTCCCGTAAACTGGGTCACTCTTATATAGGTACAGAGCATTTGTTATTAGCGCTTATTCGTGAAGGAGAAGGCGTTGCAGCTCGTGTGTTAGGAAATGCGGGTGTTAGCTTAAATAAGGCGCGTCAGCAAGTGTTGCAGCTTCTAGGTAGCAATGAACAGGCGTCTACAGGTACTAGCCCGAATGCTTCGGCAAACACACCAACTTTAGATGGATTGGCCCGGGATTTGACTCAAGTGGCCCGTGAAGGCGGTTTGGATCCTGTTATTGGCAGAAGTGACGAAATCACACGAGTGATTGAAGTGTTGAGCCGTAGAACGAAAAATAACCCTGTTTTAATCGGAGAGCCAGGTGTCGGTAAAACAGCGATTGCTGAAGGATTGGCTCAGCAGATCGTTAATAATGAAATTCCTGAAACTTTACGCGACAAACGTGTCATGGTTTTAGATATGGGTACTGTAGTTGCCGGAACAAAATACCGCGGGGAATTTGAAGATCGTTTGAAAAAAGTGATGGATGAAATTCGTCAAGCGGGTAATGTTATCCTGTTCATCGATGAGCTTCATACGTTAATCGGTGCAGGTGGGGCAGAAGGTGCGATTGATGCCTCTAATATCTTGAAACCTTCCTTGTCACGCGGAGAGCTTCAATGTATCGGTGCTACGACTTTAGACGAGTACCGCAAATATATTGAAAAAGATGCGGCTCTTGAACGTCGTTTCCAACCGATTCAAGTAGATGAGCCTTCAGTGGAAGAATCAATTCAAATTATCCGTGGCCTGCGTGATCGTTACGAAGCGCATCACCGTGTGAAAATTACAGATGAAGCCATCGAAGCAGCGGCTAAAATGTCGGACCGTTACATTTCTGATCGTTTCTTGCCGGATAAAGCGATTGACTTGATTGATGAAGCGGGATCAAAAGTAAGACTTCGCTCTTACACGATTCCACCGGATTTGAAAGAGTTGGAATCGCGATTAGAAGCAGCGCGTTCTGAGAAAAATGAAGCAGTACAAAGCCAGGAGTTTGAAAAAGCGGCTTCGCTTCGTGATGCAGAACAGAAGCTACAAAACCAATTAGATAAAACGAAAAAAGAATGGAAAGAAAAGCAAGGAAAAGAAGAGTCTGAAGTAACTGTGGAAGATATCGCGAAAGTCGTGTCCATGTGGACTGGCATTCCGGTTTCAAAGTTGGCACAAACAGAGTCTGATAAGTTGTTGAATTTGGAAGCGATTCTTCATAATCGGGTCATTGGTCAGGATGAAGCTGTAACATCAATTTCTAAAGCTATTCGACGTGCGCGTGCTGGATTGAAAGATCCAAAACGTCCAATCGGATCATTCATTTTCCTTGGACCAACAGGTGTCGGTAAAACGGAACTAGCGCGAGCCTTAGCTGAGTCTATGTTTGGTGATGAAGATGCGATGATTCGCATTGACATGTCTGAGTACATGGAAAGACATTCGACTTCTCGTTTAGTCGGTTCTCCTCCAGGGTACGTAGGTTACGAAGAAGGCGGACAGTTGACTGAGAAAGTTCGTAGAAAACCCTATTCGGTAATACTACTTGACGAAATTGAAAAAGCTCACCCTGACGTCTTTAATATTCTTTTGCAAGTTCTTGAAGATGGCCGTTTGACGGATTCAAAAGGTCGCAGAGTCGACTTCCGCAATACAGTAATCATCATGACTTCAAACGTCGGCGCAGAAGAGCTGAAATACAATAAGTATGTTGGTTTCAATTTAGATGATGCCAAAACAGACTATAAAGATATGAAAGGCAAAATGCTTGCCGAATTGAAAAAAGCATTCCGCCCAGAGTTCTTAAACCGTGTTGATGACATGATCGTCTTCCATTCTCTTGAAAAAGAAAACTTAAGGGAGATTGTGAATTTGATGACGAAACAATTGGTAGATCGCTTGAAAGAGCAGGATATCGATTTGGAGTTAACAGAAGCTGCGCTTGAAAAAGTAGCGAAAGAAGGATATGACCCAGAATACGGAGCACGACCACTTCGCCGTTCACTTCAAAAACACGTAGAAGATCGTTTGTCAGAAGAGCTTTTAAAAGGTACGGCTCTTTCAGATCAAAAGATCATCTTCGATGTAGAAGATAATGAATTCATTGTTCGAACCAATGAAACAGAAAAAGCAAAAGAAGCGGCAGCAGAAAAATAA
- the radA gene encoding DNA repair protein RadA — protein sequence MAKKKTKFICQSCGYESARWMGKCPGCASWNTMTEEVEVAVPKGTRGAFQHSVSAPQKATPINAIETQDEPRVETELSELNRVLGGGIVPGSLVLIGGDPGIGKSTLLLQVSAMLANSGNRVLYISGEESIRQTKLRAERLDASSSELFIYAETNLELIHHTIEDVAPDFVIVDSIQTVHHPEVTSAPGSVTQVRESTAELMRIAKTKNIAIFLVGHVTKEGQIAGPRILEHMVDTVLYFEGERHHTYRILRSVKNRFGSTNEIAIFEMLQGGLKEVLNPSELFLQERSSGSAGSTVVASMEGTRPILVEIQALVTPSSFNYPKRMATGIDVNRVTLLMAVLEKRVGMLLQAQDAYIKVAGGVKLDEPAIDLAVLASIVSSFRDKAPNVYDCIIGEVGLTGEVRRVSRIEQRVQEAAKLGFKRAIIPASNLGGWDYPEGIRVVGVESVNDALKEIFPQ from the coding sequence ATGGCCAAGAAAAAAACAAAATTCATTTGTCAGTCATGTGGCTATGAATCGGCTAGATGGATGGGGAAATGTCCAGGTTGTGCATCATGGAATACGATGACTGAAGAAGTAGAAGTGGCTGTTCCTAAAGGGACTCGTGGTGCTTTTCAGCATAGTGTGTCGGCTCCACAAAAAGCGACACCGATTAATGCCATTGAAACGCAGGATGAACCACGGGTAGAAACCGAACTTAGTGAATTGAATCGTGTTCTTGGCGGCGGTATTGTTCCTGGATCACTAGTGCTCATTGGGGGAGACCCAGGTATAGGGAAATCCACATTACTTTTACAAGTTTCAGCTATGCTTGCAAATAGTGGAAACCGGGTATTATATATTTCCGGAGAAGAGTCTATTCGACAGACTAAATTGCGCGCAGAACGTTTAGATGCGTCGTCTTCCGAACTGTTTATTTATGCAGAAACGAATCTTGAACTGATTCATCACACCATTGAAGATGTAGCACCTGACTTTGTGATTGTCGATTCAATTCAGACGGTTCATCATCCCGAAGTGACTTCTGCACCTGGCAGTGTGACTCAGGTGAGAGAAAGTACCGCAGAATTAATGCGGATTGCGAAAACGAAGAATATTGCTATTTTCCTCGTAGGCCACGTTACAAAAGAAGGTCAAATTGCAGGACCGCGGATTTTGGAGCATATGGTCGATACGGTGCTGTATTTTGAAGGCGAACGTCATCATACGTACCGGATTTTACGTAGTGTCAAAAACCGTTTTGGCTCAACGAATGAAATTGCCATTTTTGAGATGCTTCAAGGTGGATTGAAAGAAGTGCTGAACCCGTCTGAACTATTTTTGCAAGAGCGTTCGAGCGGTTCGGCAGGCTCAACAGTAGTCGCATCAATGGAAGGTACGCGACCGATTTTGGTCGAGATCCAAGCATTGGTGACACCTTCCAGTTTTAATTATCCAAAACGTATGGCGACAGGAATTGACGTCAATCGTGTCACGCTATTAATGGCAGTGTTAGAAAAGCGAGTGGGAATGTTGCTGCAAGCGCAAGACGCGTACATCAAAGTCGCAGGTGGCGTAAAACTCGACGAGCCGGCCATCGATTTAGCTGTGCTGGCGAGTATTGTTTCTAGTTTCCGAGACAAGGCTCCAAACGTTTACGACTGCATTATCGGTGAAGTTGGATTGACTGGTGAAGTAAGACGGGTATCGCGTATTGAACAGCGAGTTCAAGAAGCGGCTAAACTTGGATTCAAGCGTGCCATTATTCCTGCATCAAATTTAGGTGGCTGGGATTATCCGGAAGGAATTCGTGTAGTCGGTGTAGAAAGTGTTAACGATGCATTAAAAGAGATTTTTCCACAGTAA
- a CDS encoding PIN/TRAM domain-containing protein has translation MLRPIIQIMFLLIGATIGILLLPSAFELIPLLDNPWISNPYAAAIVGALVFFLLSLLFVDSLIHFIKWMEEKLLRTPTPDLLFGTVGMVIGLVVAFLIGFALSTVDILLVATVAPLVLSVVLGYLGFQVGFQKREEILTMLTPAKFAPAKKPEAEELVEKASYKLLDTSVIIDGRIADISATGFMEGTFVVPQFVLSELQHIADSSDTLKRTRGRRGLDILKRLQSERVDAIMITEENFDEVSEVDLKLMRAAKKMGGQVVTNDFNLNKVCELHNVPVLNINDLANAVKPVVIPGEDMHVVVIKDGKEQNQGIAYLDDGTMIVIEGGKGFIGQAINVTVTSVLQTSAGRMIFAKPREGKQTATN, from the coding sequence GTGTTAAGACCTATCATTCAAATAATGTTTTTGCTTATTGGTGCGACGATCGGAATTTTATTATTGCCATCTGCATTTGAACTTATTCCCCTTCTTGACAATCCATGGATCAGTAATCCTTATGCAGCAGCAATTGTTGGTGCTCTTGTTTTTTTCTTATTGTCTTTATTATTTGTAGATTCGTTGATCCATTTTATTAAATGGATGGAAGAGAAATTGCTTCGTACTCCAACGCCGGATCTTTTATTCGGGACGGTGGGAATGGTTATTGGTCTTGTGGTAGCTTTTCTGATTGGTTTTGCACTGAGTACGGTTGATATTCTGCTAGTTGCGACAGTGGCACCATTAGTGCTTTCTGTAGTACTCGGCTATTTGGGGTTTCAAGTAGGGTTTCAAAAGCGTGAAGAAATATTGACCATGTTGACACCAGCTAAATTCGCACCGGCGAAAAAGCCGGAAGCGGAAGAACTGGTCGAAAAAGCTTCCTACAAATTACTTGATACCAGTGTCATAATTGATGGCCGGATCGCAGATATTTCAGCAACTGGTTTCATGGAGGGTACTTTCGTGGTGCCGCAATTTGTCTTGTCTGAGCTTCAGCATATCGCCGATTCTTCGGATACGCTAAAACGAACACGCGGCAGGCGCGGTTTAGATATTTTAAAAAGACTTCAAAGTGAACGTGTGGACGCTATTATGATCACGGAGGAAAACTTTGATGAAGTCAGCGAAGTCGATTTGAAATTGATGCGCGCTGCAAAAAAAATGGGCGGCCAAGTCGTGACCAATGATTTCAATCTTAATAAAGTATGTGAACTTCATAATGTTCCAGTATTGAATATCAATGACTTGGCAAATGCTGTAAAACCTGTCGTAATTCCAGGAGAAGACATGCATGTAGTGGTCATCAAAGATGGCAAAGAGCAAAACCAGGGTATAGCTTATTTAGATGATGGAACGATGATTGTTATTGAAGGCGGCAAAGGGTTTATAGGACAGGCGATCAACGTCACAGTAACCAGTGTGTTGCAGACTTCTGCAGGGAGAATGATTTTTGCAAAGCCTCGTGAGGGCAAACAAACTGCAACAAATTGA
- the ispD gene encoding 2-C-methyl-D-erythritol 4-phosphate cytidylyltransferase: MNYTVVLPAAGSGKRMKADKNKLLLELFGKPIFLYTLEVFQRDPNCDAIWLAVKEHERELIEDYVTRYNITKVQGYAAGGMERQDSVRACLEAIPPCGVVLVHDAARPFIDREVIERLVKTAQASGAAIAGVPVKDTIKKVENGIISETVDRNQLWMIQTPQAFRYSLILKAAQAAHNDGFMGTDEAMLVERLNYPVAIVESTYENIKMTTPDDLIYGKAILESRLQEEQK; this comes from the coding sequence ATGAACTATACAGTCGTCTTACCTGCTGCTGGCAGCGGGAAACGAATGAAAGCAGATAAAAACAAATTATTGCTCGAGCTCTTCGGCAAACCGATTTTCCTTTACACGCTAGAGGTTTTCCAACGAGATCCAAATTGTGATGCTATTTGGCTGGCAGTAAAAGAACATGAGCGTGAACTGATCGAAGACTATGTAACACGCTATAATATTACGAAAGTACAAGGTTACGCTGCAGGGGGAATGGAAAGACAGGATAGTGTCAGGGCCTGTCTTGAAGCGATTCCACCTTGTGGCGTTGTTTTAGTACACGATGCAGCACGCCCTTTTATCGATAGAGAAGTTATTGAGCGATTAGTGAAAACAGCCCAGGCATCAGGGGCGGCTATTGCCGGTGTACCGGTCAAAGACACTATCAAAAAAGTAGAAAATGGTATTATTTCAGAAACAGTCGACCGAAATCAATTGTGGATGATCCAAACGCCGCAGGCTTTCCGCTATTCGTTGATCTTGAAGGCAGCTCAAGCAGCCCACAATGATGGATTTATGGGGACGGATGAAGCGATGCTCGTTGAGCGCTTAAACTATCCCGTGGCTATTGTTGAAAGTACATACGAAAACATTAAAATGACGACGCCAGATGACTTGATTTATGGAAAAGCTATTCTGGAGAGTCGATTACAGGAGGAACAGAAATGA
- the ispF gene encoding 2-C-methyl-D-erythritol 2,4-cyclodiphosphate synthase, translating to MIRIGQGYDVHQLAEGRPFILGGIEIEHDKGLLGHSDADVLLHTITDAALGAIGGGDIGKHFPDTDPEFKDADSRKLLTHIWEYVKEQGYELGNIDCTVIAQKPKLAPYIEQMRESIANLLEANISQVNVKATTSEHLGFTGREEGIAALAVILLVKHPVSLDVAE from the coding sequence ATGATTCGAATTGGACAAGGTTATGACGTACACCAACTAGCAGAAGGCCGCCCATTCATTTTAGGGGGCATCGAAATTGAGCATGATAAAGGATTGCTTGGCCATTCAGATGCAGATGTTTTATTGCATACGATTACGGATGCGGCACTTGGTGCGATAGGTGGAGGAGACATTGGTAAGCATTTTCCAGACACGGATCCTGAATTTAAAGACGCCGATTCCCGAAAACTCTTGACGCATATTTGGGAGTATGTGAAAGAACAGGGCTATGAGCTCGGCAATATCGATTGCACGGTCATTGCTCAAAAACCGAAATTGGCTCCTTATATTGAACAAATGCGCGAATCGATTGCGAACTTATTAGAAGCCAATATTTCTCAGGTTAACGTCAAAGCGACTACTTCTGAGCATCTTGGATTTACCGGACGCGAAGAAGGAATCGCTGCACTAGCGGTGATTTTATTGGTCAAACATCCAGTTTCACTTGATGTTGCGGAGTGA
- the gltX gene encoding glutamate--tRNA ligase: MTQEVRVRYAPSPTGHLHIGGARTALFNYLYARHNNGKFIVRIEDTDTARNIETGIMSQLDNLKWLGIEHDESIDIGGKYGPYRQMERLDTYKEHSEKMLEKGLAYKCFCTPEELETERDAQKASGIAAPQYSGTCRNLTAEEVAEKETAGKSFTLRAKVPANTTYEFNDLVRGPISFESKDVGDWVMVKTTGIPTYNFAVVIDDHLMKISHVFRGEEHLSNTPRQMMIYDAFGWDYPGYGHMTLIINEDRKKLSKRDESILQFISQYKDLGYIPEALFNFFALLGWSPEGEEEIFSKEELIRIFDVERLSKSPSMFDKQKLMWMNNQYIKQLSLEEAVKLSLPHLQKAGKLPEDMTPEQTEWANKLVTLYHDQMSYGAEITELSEQFFTDELSYGEAEKEILAAEQIPEVMTAFKEQLSLVENFEPAEIKAAIKAVQKSTGHKGKNLFMPIRVVITGQMYGPELPDSISLLGKDKAIARVSRYTSA, translated from the coding sequence ATGACACAAGAAGTACGCGTACGTTACGCCCCGAGTCCAACAGGTCATCTGCATATCGGAGGCGCCCGTACAGCATTATTCAATTACTTATATGCACGCCACAATAACGGCAAATTCATCGTCCGGATTGAAGATACAGATACGGCCCGCAACATTGAGACTGGCATCATGTCACAGCTGGATAATTTAAAATGGTTGGGCATCGAGCACGACGAATCGATTGATATTGGTGGAAAATATGGTCCTTACCGTCAAATGGAACGTTTGGATACGTATAAAGAGCATTCAGAGAAAATGCTTGAAAAAGGGCTAGCTTATAAATGTTTTTGTACGCCTGAAGAGTTGGAAACAGAACGCGATGCGCAAAAAGCATCCGGTATTGCAGCTCCTCAATACAGCGGTACTTGCCGTAATTTAACAGCTGAAGAAGTTGCTGAAAAAGAAACAGCAGGCAAATCATTCACTCTTCGCGCAAAAGTTCCTGCTAATACGACGTATGAGTTTAACGATTTAGTACGTGGTCCGATTTCATTTGAATCAAAAGATGTTGGAGATTGGGTGATGGTTAAAACGACCGGCATCCCAACTTATAATTTTGCTGTTGTTATTGATGATCATTTGATGAAAATCTCTCATGTTTTCCGCGGGGAAGAACATTTGTCGAATACACCAAGACAGATGATGATCTATGATGCGTTTGGTTGGGACTATCCGGGGTACGGTCACATGACGTTGATCATTAACGAAGACCGTAAAAAGTTATCGAAACGCGATGAATCGATTCTGCAATTTATTTCGCAGTACAAAGATTTAGGTTATATTCCAGAAGCTTTATTTAATTTCTTCGCGCTTCTTGGCTGGTCTCCTGAAGGTGAAGAAGAGATTTTCTCGAAAGAAGAATTGATCCGTATTTTTGATGTAGAGCGCTTGTCTAAATCGCCATCGATGTTTGATAAACAGAAATTGATGTGGATGAACAACCAGTACATCAAGCAATTATCGCTTGAAGAAGCGGTGAAATTATCTCTTCCGCATTTACAAAAAGCAGGGAAATTGCCGGAAGACATGACGCCGGAACAAACAGAGTGGGCTAATAAGTTGGTAACTTTGTATCACGATCAAATGAGCTATGGTGCAGAAATAACCGAGCTTTCCGAGCAGTTTTTCACGGACGAACTGTCATATGGAGAAGCCGAAAAAGAAATTTTGGCTGCTGAACAAATCCCTGAAGTGATGACAGCATTCAAAGAGCAATTGTCTTTAGTGGAAAACTTTGAGCCGGCTGAAATTAAAGCTGCGATTAAGGCGGTCCAGAAATCAACTGGTCATAAAGGCAAGAACCTGTTCATGCCAATTCGCGTAGTTATCACCGGACAAATGTATGGACCTGAATTGCCGGACTCTATTTCGCTATTAGGAAAAGATAAAGCCATTGCCCGTGTTTCCCGCTATACGAGTGCGTAA
- the epsC gene encoding serine O-acetyltransferase EpsC, producing MFKLLKDDVDVIFEQDPAARSYLEVILTYSGLHAIWAHRLAHFFFKNKLFFIARIISQISRFFTGIEIHPGAVIGRRFFIDHGMGVVIGETCEIGDNVTLYQGVTLGGTGKERGKRHPTLEDNVLVATGAKVLGSIVIGANSKVGAGSVVLKNVPMNSTVVGIPGKVVIQNGVKVKRDLNHQNMPDPVMDKCDGMEMKIARLQNEIDELKKARQKEGQRL from the coding sequence ATGTTTAAATTATTGAAAGATGATGTTGATGTCATTTTTGAACAGGACCCAGCAGCGCGTAGTTATTTGGAAGTAATTCTGACCTACTCGGGTCTGCATGCCATTTGGGCACATCGTTTGGCACATTTCTTTTTTAAGAACAAATTGTTTTTCATTGCTCGAATCATTTCACAAATCAGCCGCTTTTTCACAGGGATCGAAATTCATCCTGGAGCTGTTATTGGTCGCCGCTTCTTTATTGACCATGGAATGGGTGTAGTCATCGGAGAAACCTGTGAAATTGGTGACAATGTCACTTTGTATCAAGGTGTAACGTTAGGCGGAACAGGAAAAGAACGCGGGAAACGCCATCCTACATTGGAAGATAACGTACTGGTTGCGACCGGCGCCAAAGTGTTGGGGTCGATTGTCATTGGTGCCAACTCGAAAGTTGGAGCGGGATCAGTCGTCTTAAAGAACGTACCGATGAATTCAACGGTAGTCGGAATTCCGGGTAAGGTGGTGATTCAGAATGGGGTCAAAGTGAAGCGTGACTTGAATCATCAGAATATGCCGGATCCCGTTATGGATAAATGTGATGGTATGGAAATGAAGATTGCCAGATTGCAGAATGAAATTGACGAATTAAAAAAAGCGAGACAGAAAGAAGGGCAACGTTTATGA